From Camelus ferus isolate YT-003-E chromosome 18, BCGSAC_Cfer_1.0, whole genome shotgun sequence, one genomic window encodes:
- the LOC116657639 gene encoding ryanodine receptor 3-like — translation MCAIGDERLGNGRQGSEGGSQKKEQSEFGQRLGTDLHPASPGLIIDAFGELRDQKEQVREDMETKGFICGIGIGSDYFDTTPHGFETHTLEEHNLANYMYSLMCLINKDETEHTGQESYVWKMYQERCWDFFTSGDCFRKQYEDQLS, via the exons ATGTGTGCCATT GGAGATGAGAGATTAGGGAATGGGAGGCAAGGCTCAGAAGGGGGTAGCCAGAAGAAGGAGCAGTCTGAATTTGGTCAGAGATTAGGCACTGACTtgcaccctgcctccccaggtctGATCATTGACGCTTTTGGTGAGCTCCGAGACCAAAAAGAGCAAGTGAGGGAAGATATGGAG ACCAAGGGCTTCATCTGCGGCATCGGCATCGGCAGCGACTACTTTGATACGACACCGCATGGTTTCGAGACCCACACGCTAGAGGAGCACAACCTGGCCAATTACAT GTATTCCCTGATGTGTCTGATAAACAAGGATGAGACAGAACACACGGGTCAG GAGTCTTATGTCTGGAAGATGTACCAAGAGAGATGTTGGGATTTCTTCACTAGTGGTGATTGTTTCCGCAAGCAGTATGAGGACCAGCTTAGCTGA
- the LOC102514538 gene encoding ryanodine receptor 1-like, giving the protein MAGLHGDDHAVSITFPFPPVFPFPVLEESAAAGSAAAGSAASPRVWEATESWRCLSRYNPENLATLERYVETQAKENAYDLEANLAVLKLSFPSNYWDKFVKRKMFTEHLLRAKKQFWRAWSPSIKYQIWKFGVIFTDNSFLNLGWYMVMSLLGHYNNFFFAAHLLDIAMGVKTLRTILSSVTHDGKQLVMTVGLLAVVLYLYTVVAFDFFRKLYNKSEDEDEPDMKCDDMMTCYLFHMYVGVRAGGGIGDEIEDPAGDEYELYRVVFEITFFFFVIVILLAIIQGLITDALGELRDQQQQVRDDMETKCFICGISIGSDDFDTTLHGFETHTLEEHNLANYMFFLKCLINKDETEHTGQESYVWKMYQERCWDVSPAGDCSCKQYEDQLS; this is encoded by the exons ATGGCAGGTCTGCATGGGGATGACCATGCAGTGTCCATTACT TTTCCGTTTCCACCAGTCTTTCCTTTTCCGGTCCTCGAGGAGTCCGCGGCGGCCGGGTCTGCGGCGGCCGGGTCTGCGGCTTCACCCCGGGTGTGGGAGGCGACGGAGTCCTGGCGATGTTTGAGCAG GTATAATCCTGAGAATCTGGCCACCCTGGAGCGCTATGTGGAGACACAGGCCAAGGAGAATGCCTATGACCTGGAAGCCAACCTGGCTGTCCTAAAGCT GTCTTTCCCCAGCAACTACTGGGACAAGTTCGTCAAGCGGAAG atgtttactgagcacctactacgtgccaagaAACAATTTTGGAGGGCGTGGAGTCCAAGCA TCAAGTACCAGATCTGGAAGTTCGGGGTCATCTTCACCGACAAT TCTTTCCTGAACCTGGGCTGGTACATGGTGATGTCCCTCCTGGGGCACTACAACAACTTCTTTTTCGCTGCTCACCTCCTGGACATTGCCATGGGGGTCAAGACACTGCGCACCATCCTCTCCTCCGTCACCCACGATGGGAAACAG ctggTGATGACCGTGGGCCTCCTGGCGGTGGTGCTCTACCTGTACACCGTGGTGGCCTTCGACTTCTTCCGCAAGCTCTACAACAAGAGCGAGGACGAGGACGAGCCTGACATGAAGTGTGACGACATGATGACG TGTTACCTGTTTCACATGTACGTGGGTGTCCGAGCAGGTGGGGGCATTGGGGACGAGATTGAGGACCCAGCAGGTGATGAATATGAGCTGTACCGGGTGGTCTTCGAAATCACCTTCTTCTTCTTTGTCATCGTCATCCTGCTGGCCATCATCCAGG gtctGATCACTGACGCTCTTGGTGAGCTCCGAGACCAACAACAGCAAGTGAGGGACGATATGGAG ACCAAGTGCTTCATCTGCGGCATCAGCATCGGCAGCGATGACTTTGATACGACACTGCATGGTTTCGAGACCCACACGCTAGAGGAGCACAACCTGGCCAATTACAT GTTTTTCCTGAAGTGTCTGATAAACAAGGATGAGACAGAACACACGGGTCAG GAGTCTTATGTCTGGAAGATGTACCAAGAGAGATGTTGGGATGTCTCCCCTGCTGGTGATTGTTCCTGCAAGCAGTATGAGGACCAGCTTAGCTGA
- the LOC116657640 gene encoding mitogen-activated protein kinase kinase kinase kinase 1-like, which produces MDLEDPDIFNRDPRDHYDLLQRLGGGTYGEVFKARDKVKGDLVALKMVKMQPDDDVSTLQKEILILKTCRHANVVAYHGSYLCHKPPVRAPDQLCLPGSAPGTGLYTLTEEDTPGHQGIQHPHQRPWGADFGISAQIGATLARRLSFIGTPYWMAPEVAAVALKGGYNQPCDIWSLHITTMELAELQPPLFDVQTLRILFLMTKSGYQPPRLKEKGKWSAAFHIFVRVTLTKSAKKRPGATKMLSHRLVSQPGLNRGLILELLDKLRNPGKGAAVGEIEDEEPEARLQPPGGFKSSSPRRNLSESEDDYDNVDMPVVVETRPADDLLPPATSISRNESLGFGVGVRNQSLHPLPSPVDTI; this is translated from the exons ATGGACCTTGAGGACCCCGACATCTTTAATAGGGACCCCCGGGACCACTATGACCTGCTGCAACGGCTGGGCGGCGGCACCTATGGGGAAGTATTCAAG GCTCGAGACAAGGTGAAGGGGGACCTGGTGGCACTGAAGATGGTGAAGATGCAGCCTG ATGATGATGTTTCTACACTTCAGAAGGAAATCCTCATCTTGAAAACTTGTCGGCATGCCAACGTCGTGGCCTACCATGGGAGTTATCTCTG TCACAAGCCCCCTGTCAGAGCTCCAGATCAGCTATGTCTGCCGGGAAGTGCTCCAG GGACTGGCCTATATACACTCACAGAAGAAGATACACCGGGACATCAAG GGATCCAACATCCCCATCAACGACCCTGGGGAG ctgactTTGGTATATCGGCCCAGATCGGGGCCACACTGGCTCGACGCCTCTCTTTCATTGGGACACCCTACTG GATGGCTCCGGAAGTGGCAGCCGTGGCCCTGAAGGGGGGATACAACCAGCCCTGTGACATCTGGTCCCTGCACATCACAACCATGGAATTAGCCGAGCTACAGCCACCCCTCTTTGACGTTCAAACTCTCAG AATTCTCTTCCTCATGACCAAGAGTGGCTATCAGCCTCCTCGgctaaaggaaaaaggcaaatg GTCGGCTGCCTTCCACATCTTCGTCAGAGTCACCCTCACCAAGAGTGCCAAGAAACGACCTGGCGCCACCAAGATGCTCAGT caccgACTGGTGTCCCAGCCCGGGCTAAACAGAGGCCTGATCCTAGAGCTTCTTGACAAACTGAGGaacccagggaagggggcagctgTTGGCGAGATTgaagatgaggagcctgag GCTCGCTTACAACCCCCTGGAGGCTTCAAGAGCAGCAGTCCTAG GAGGAACCTGTCAGAGTCCGAAGATGACTACGACAACGTGGACAT gcctgTGGTAGTGGAGACACGCCCAGCAGATGATCTACTGCCCCCAGCAACCTCTATATCCAGGAATGAGTCACTGGGTTTCGGAGTGGGTGTCAGGAATCAgtctctgcaccccctcccctccccagtggacACAATATAG